A single region of the Hyphomonas adhaerens MHS-3 genome encodes:
- a CDS encoding MFS transporter produces MSDTRNVIVLIIAVMILQVAGGLISVLTPLGLEAMGTPPEAIGLIAALYAAGFMLGAWLAPRTLATIGHIRLFAAASATNAVSVLSLSLVHDELFWAPVRVIMGMSLAFSFTSIESWLGSVVPEKSRGNVMGIYHTGAKLSLIIGPFFVAGLSPLDTRAYTWAALFLSLALVPVCLTRKEQPVLPERRSMPLMALYQLAPAAVLGALIAGIVNTGTQSLLPIYFEGFKIGGGGTAAAAIASGAAWTGGLLLQWPAGRLSDRIERRLVIAGLGGMSALAALFIAIFGTRLSEISVIIALGFWGAGALSFFSLCVAHAIDRTPKVLIPQVMSGLLFVWAGGSIIGPLLSGFAMRADGEFGLFGLAGVLLIVLTIVMIMRVRSKPVAIEDKLAEWSPVLPTPLASVKLDPRMSDRDENPAEETAAEEAQEEATGDATEEGPDSQTDTEAAPESKV; encoded by the coding sequence ATGTCTGACACACGCAATGTGATTGTCCTCATCATCGCCGTGATGATCCTGCAGGTCGCCGGCGGGTTGATCAGCGTGCTGACACCTCTCGGTCTTGAAGCGATGGGCACGCCGCCGGAGGCGATCGGCCTGATCGCCGCGCTGTATGCTGCCGGGTTCATGCTGGGCGCGTGGCTGGCCCCGCGCACGCTGGCCACCATCGGACATATCCGCCTGTTCGCCGCCGCGTCTGCGACCAACGCCGTCAGCGTGCTGTCGCTGTCGCTGGTGCATGACGAGCTGTTCTGGGCACCGGTCCGGGTGATCATGGGCATGTCGCTGGCTTTCAGCTTCACCAGTATCGAAAGCTGGCTCGGCAGCGTGGTTCCGGAGAAGTCTCGCGGAAATGTGATGGGCATTTATCACACCGGGGCGAAGCTCTCCCTGATCATCGGTCCGTTCTTCGTGGCGGGCCTGTCACCGCTGGACACGCGGGCCTACACCTGGGCGGCGCTGTTCCTGTCGCTGGCCCTCGTGCCGGTCTGCCTGACACGCAAGGAACAGCCTGTCCTGCCCGAGCGCCGGTCGATGCCGCTGATGGCGCTGTACCAGCTGGCCCCGGCGGCTGTGCTTGGCGCGCTGATTGCCGGAATCGTGAACACGGGCACCCAGTCGCTGCTGCCGATCTATTTCGAGGGCTTCAAGATCGGGGGAGGGGGCACCGCCGCCGCCGCCATCGCCAGTGGCGCCGCATGGACCGGCGGGCTGCTGCTGCAATGGCCGGCCGGGCGCCTGTCCGACCGAATCGAACGCCGTCTCGTGATTGCCGGCCTGGGCGGCATGTCGGCCCTCGCGGCCCTGTTCATTGCAATTTTCGGGACCCGGCTGAGCGAGATCTCTGTCATTATCGCGCTCGGTTTCTGGGGCGCCGGGGCGCTGTCCTTCTTCAGCCTGTGCGTGGCCCACGCGATCGACCGGACGCCCAAGGTTCTGATCCCGCAGGTCATGTCAGGCCTGCTGTTTGTCTGGGCCGGCGGGTCGATCATCGGGCCGCTCCTGTCAGGCTTCGCCATGCGGGCGGATGGCGAGTTCGGCCTGTTCGGCCTGGCGGGCGTTCTGTTGATCGTGCTGACCATTGTGATGATCATGCGCGTGCGCTCCAAACCCGTCGCGATCGAGGACAAGCTGGCCGAATGGAGCCCTGTGCTGCCGACCCCGCTGGCCAGTGTGAAGCTCGACCCGCGCATGTCGGACCGGGACGAGAATCCGGCAGAGGAAACCGCTGCGGAAGAGGCCCAGGAAGAGGCAACCGGAGACGCGACGGAAGAGGGACCGGATTCGCAGACGGATACTGAGGCTGCGCCTGAGTCCAAAGTTTAG